The following are from one region of the Halarcobacter sp. genome:
- a CDS encoding secondary thiamine-phosphate synthase enzyme YjbQ, whose translation MKIFQKELNLKNYPRGFHLITDEVINSLNEIKMIEVGTLNLFLKHTSASLTINENCDSSVRSDMENFINDVVSNKNYFRHTYEGEDDMPAHIKSSIFGVSVTIAITNGKLNLGTWQGIYLGEHRDFGGSRKIVATIMGI comes from the coding sequence ATGAAAATATTTCAGAAAGAACTTAATTTAAAAAATTATCCTAGAGGATTTCATTTAATAACTGATGAAGTTATAAATAGTTTGAATGAGATAAAAATGATTGAAGTAGGAACATTAAATTTATTCCTAAAACACACAAGTGCAAGCCTAACAATTAATGAAAATTGTGATAGTAGTGTAAGAAGTGATATGGAAAATTTTATAAATGATGTGGTATCAAATAAAAATTATTTTAGACATACTTATGAGGGGGAAGATGATATGCCAGCTCATATAAAGTCATCAATTTTTGGAGTTTCAGTAACTATCGCTATAACAAATGGAAAACTTAATCTTGGAACTTGGCAAGGGATATATCTGGGTGAACATAGAGATTTTGGTGGAAGTAGAAAAATAGTTGCTACTATTATGGGTATTTAG
- the ribA gene encoding GTP cyclohydrolase II, protein MVESKIANLPSRFGKFDIKAYKDGCQEHLAIMSKNFSSIEAPLVRIHSECLTGDSIGSLKCDCNNQLNLALELISKEGGLVIYHRQEGRNIGLVNKVNAYNLQDQGFNTVEANLKLGFKEDERDYRAIDYILKNLGVKKMRLITNNPRKIDFIESTDIEIVERIPAITKTNKFNENYLKTKKDELGHFL, encoded by the coding sequence ATTGTTGAATCAAAAATAGCAAATCTTCCTTCAAGATTTGGAAAGTTTGATATAAAAGCTTATAAAGATGGTTGCCAAGAACATCTTGCAATTATGAGTAAAAATTTTTCTTCCATAGAAGCACCACTTGTAAGAATTCATAGTGAATGTCTAACAGGGGATAGTATTGGTAGTTTAAAATGTGATTGTAACAACCAACTAAATTTAGCCTTAGAACTTATTTCAAAAGAAGGTGGATTGGTTATTTATCATAGACAAGAGGGAAGAAATATAGGTTTAGTAAATAAAGTAAATGCCTACAATTTGCAAGACCAAGGTTTCAATACAGTAGAAGCAAATTTGAAATTAGGTTTTAAAGAAGATGAAAGAGATTATAGGGCTATAGATTATATACTAAAAAATTTAGGAGTAAAAAAGATGAGGCTTATCACAAACAATCCTAGAAAAATCGATTTTATAGAAAGTACAGATATTGAGATTGTTGAAAGAATCCCAGCAATAACTAAAACAAACAAATTTAATGAAAACTATTTAAAAACAAAAAAAGATGAATTGGGTCACTTTTTGTAA